The sequence TCCCCGGCCCGGGCCCCGGCGGAGTGTCGGGGGCGCTGTGGCTCTCGTCGGGCACGCCGTGGGCCTCGAAGGCCCGGTCGCCGATCGAGCCGTGCGCGACCGGGCGCGAGATGCCCGGCTGCGACAGATCGGCCTCGGTCACATCGGAGAGGGGGGCGCCGGTCACCGCATGGTGCGCGTCGGCCAGCCAGGCGGGCGCCGCGTCGTCCAGGAGGGCGCCCGGATTCATGCCGAGCAGGAGGCGTGCCGCGTCATTGAGCCGGATGACGGTACCGCTCGGATTCACGGCCAGCGCGGGGTACGGACCGGGCCCCAGCGCCGGGTCGAGAACGCGCTGAGCGCCGTCTATGCCTTGGGTCAGTTCCATCACGTCGCAGCCTGCGGCGGGACCACTTCCTTCCTCAGCTGAGCCGCCGAACGAGAACCTCGTCCTCACCGCCACCCTAACCACAACAAGACAGTTGCCGAAAGGCAAAGATCCGTTCTGCTTCCTCCGCGGGCCGCCGTCCGGCGGGAGGGCGACCAGGTCAGCCACGTGATCGGCGCCTCATGATCGGAGGCCATGAATGCCCCCGGCGTTCCGGGGTAGCCTCGCCTCGACAGGAGGTCGGGTCTGGTGATGGACGCGGTACAAGACGGGAATCATACGTCGCTTCGGCTGTGGCGCGACCCTCACGACAGACTCCGAATACGCGTGGAGAACCGCGACACCTGCATTCTCGTACGCGTCGAAGGTGAAATCGATTACCTCACGGCGGACGCCTTCCGGGAACATGTGCTTTCTCACGCGTCGGCCGCTTGGCGGATCATCCTCGATCTCCAGGATGTGGCGTTCTGCGATTCCTCCGGGCTGGGGGCTCTGGTGGGACTCTGGAAGACCGTCACGGCCCGGCGGGGCCGGCTGGTCCTCAGCCGCCCGAGCCCGGTGTGCCACCGGATCCTGCAACGCACGGGCCTCGACGCGCACATCATGATCAGCCCTACGCTCCGGCACGCCTTCGCGAAGGTCGCCGCCGACCAGGCCGGTGCGCCGCCTTCCCCCTTGGTCCCGAACGCGCGCCAGGACGCCTCCTGAAAGGCGCCGGCCGTTCACGCGGCCCGAGGTCGGCTCCCTGGCTCGCGATGACGGGATCCGTCATCCACGGGAAGACCTGAGATCGATCCGGCACCACCTGTCCCGGCTGCCACTCTCATATCTCGACCAGGACACATCCTTGGCGGTCGAGCGACCGGCGTCCTCTCCGGCGGAATGGCGGCGGTCGGGAGGCTCGGCGCCGAACGACACGTCGCCGTGTCGAGATCTCCTCCACGGCG is a genomic window of Actinomadura citrea containing:
- a CDS encoding STAS domain-containing protein, which produces MENRDTCILVRVEGEIDYLTADAFREHVLSHASAAWRIILDLQDVAFCDSSGLGALVGLWKTVTARRGRLVLSRPSPVCHRILQRTGLDAHIMISPTLRHAFAKVAADQAGAPPSPLVPNARQDAS